The Bicyclus anynana chromosome 12, ilBicAnyn1.1, whole genome shotgun sequence genomic interval TAGGAATACCAGGCAACAGGCCGGGCATAAATTGTGTGCCCAAAGAGCAAGTCAGTTATGCGAAAGATCTTTTAAAAGTTATTCATCCAGAACTTACTGCTCGTGCTGCTAATTACAAATGTGGCAAGCCGGATGCCTTGCCGTATCTTACAGAGAAGGAAATCATTGAAATGGCCAGTGTCAGATCTGATGCTGTTGATGTCAGCCAATGCAGAACTGATCTGAACAATCTACAAGTGTTGTTGATCCACAACCCTCAATGGGGTATAAATGTTGTGCAGCTCAAGAACTTGTATTCTAAAGATGTTGAGTATTCCTCGCTCTCCTCCACAGACCTACTTGTTCCACAACGCAATAAAGGTAGCATAGCTCTAGCATTGGCCGACCCTTCCACTCCCATCTCGTGTCTAATTGTCAACACCTTGTATTCGGCTGGCTCCACTGTCATTGTTGTCATAGGTTTGTCTATTGTTATCTTAGGTTTGCAGAAAGCGTACAAGTTCTACATAAGTTATAAGAAAGTGAAGAGCGAGAAGATATACTCGATGGTGGAGCAAATCATTGATGTGATTTCCCAGGAGACCGAAGAGAGTGGAGAACCTTACATATCAGTTGACCACATTAGGGACACTTTAATATCACCACAGAATAGAGAAAATTTGGCATCTACTTGGGATGCTGCTGTCAAGTTTATTCAAAAGAACGAGAGTCGAGTGCGGATGGAGGTGCAATCTGTTGACGGGGAGGACTGCAGGGTGTGGAGATGGATAGCCACCAGCAGCCCGAAGCGCAGCACCTCATGGCAGGGGCAGGCGTTTGAAACTCAGGAAGGATCAGTCAACAATCTCACTGTATCGCCGACGCCGTGCTTGAAAATCCGCCATATGTTCGACAAGAACGATGCAAATCCGAATTTAAGGACCATAATACAAGATGTTATCCTGGAGAAATGTGAACGCTGCAATATACTTCACATAGATATCGAGAGAACTTCCTGCTGTGTGTACGTCAAATGCCCGTCTCCGACAGACGCTGGTGTAGTCTACAAGAGTCTGCACGGCTGGTGGTACGAAGGACGTCTGATAACTGTCAAGTATCTCCGTCTAGAGCGGTACATGCAAAGGTTTCCATATTCCCCCTCTTCTGGGCCATATTTGAAACCTTCCAGGATGCAACGGCCATTTGATGAATAGATTTTTGTTAGTGTTAATAGGAATTTTTGATACTGATTCTCTCGATGTGGTATTTATTGAAGCGAAAGCGTACAAAATTTATGTAATAAGATTATAGTTTTTACTAGTTAAACTAATGTTTTTGTGTTCTTAATTACTTGCTGTTATGACAAAAATATTGTCTTTTTAATATATGTGTATGTTTTGTTGGGGATATTCTGAAATGCTCATTGTTGGAGTCCATGTTTTGTaagtttaatattgtaatagatGTTTGGTATAAATTATTTGCATTATGTGGTACTTGTGACTCTTTGTTTGGGGCAAGTCTGCAGTCTTAGAATATACACTTATCTCAATGCAagcaaatgtttaattaattgttcACTGTTTGTACTGAGTACATTAAGCTCTGCATTTGTGTGTAGCGCGGGGACTAAAATAGAAAAGATTAAGAGTCACAGACTTATATTTAGCTAGACACTGCAAATTGTCTCTGCAGCTCACTTAATACttagtataatttatttgaattgaaaaaattcaattaaaaaaaaaagttatcaggTGACAACATCTCTAAACTAGGCAAATAATTCTATTTCAGGCGTCACCATCAAAAATATGGTGCATTTTACCCATATCCTGCGTTTTTtagactttatttatattaataatatacaatgAACTGCGTCTGGGTAAATATAAGTCCATGACTATGTTATAACTTTGTAGACtttgaaagtaaataaaacttgtaaatatttgacatcacaaaataatatgtaattttattgtctttaataattttagtagatttataaatttaatttctttttcactttttttggaacaaaataattactaaaacaTGTAGTCTTTAGTTAAAAGTACTTAGGTTTAAGTTTCTATTATTTAGAGAGTCTGTAAGTTTAATTTAccatttgtataaaaaatggcACAACTTATCTTACAGCTATGTGTTACTTTTCCgacatttatttgtaataatctTTACTTACTAACATTTGCTTTATTttctagaatattttttttatcgatttgattttcagtaataaataaataatttagataaaaacaacttgttttatttcacacaatatagtaggtacttaagtcTTAACTAACTATAgttacagggtgtcccgtaattgatggataaaacgcaaatgataCACCtaacaccacctaattatctaatttTGTTAAGAGTTCCTCGAGTAAGGGTGATATTgacattctttatttaaattattctaaaaGGGAGGTATTTGTATGAAGTTGTTACAACAGCGAATAGTGATGGTTTAAATATAcactgcctaacaaagaactgaagtGCTGCTAGTCGTTAGTgcaattattttaagtattgtaATTagtctcatttatttaatttttaacaatgtttataaaatacgaaacactattaaaaatattacttaataactagcatacgcccgcgacttcgtccgcgtggaatttagtttttcacaaatcacacggaaaccatggatttttccgggataaaaagtagcctatgtgtaaatcctataatatatctcaattccaaatttcagctaattcggttaagtagtttaggcgtgaaagagtaacaaacattcatataattatagtcagttttcgcaaatctcgggaaaccatggattttttcgggataaaaagtagcctaagtatgtgttaatccagagtaaaatccatttccattccaaatttcttcaaaaaaaacGTCTTTTACACCTACACATAAgttcacaagtcctgggacctgctcgaagCGTTTCTTCTACCACCCCTGACCccgagccaatttagaaaatttaaaatcctaAATAGACCTGAGTTGAGACCGAACCCTGGACCTCTATTGAAAGCCTTAGCATTACCAAATGCGCCACAGAAATCGTCGAGTTCTGACAGTGACTGTTGTATCTAACTTGGAAAATCGAgatatttaaagaaatttaatatcgtCCTTAATATTAAATGCGTATTTATGAGCTAAAAAAGCATTGAATTTGAAGCAGtttcacattttataatatctatataggaacaagaaaacaaatataaacaacttattaaatatttttattgttaagtaaatatattatatctccCTGTATTTGTAGTGTTTCATAGGGAGAAATATAATATGTCATTCAAAACGAACACATTCAACGTTCAAGTTAAACAAACATCCTTACTTTGTTAATGGTATTGGTAATGGTAACCTAAGAAGAGAtactaaactaaactttatcggccatatttataaacacggattaagatttaaattacaattttcttCAACGTAAGGTAAACTTGAAATACATAGAGATtaccactttactttgaagaaaattgaagtGTAAATCTTACCTAAAtcatatttataacacatttgctcaatcgcttatttcaccaatttcaatatcgtaatgtatctcattatgcacatgtgccgcaatgtaaagtaaaatgcacaagtgccgtaatgtaatataaagcCTTTATCATCTGTCTAAAAAggaacggtactttttaaactcttggcaaagagtttttatgtcagaaaagtgctcaacattttctatataaaattaactttctttcattttaataattttgacaataaatgtcaacctgTATCaggaacacaaaaatattaatttacggtattagtaatactggcagGTTTTGGTGCATTTGACTAACAAAAACgcacgcacttcgctatctgtgcaaaaatgacaagcatacacttgtcatttttaaaatgtcatcataatGAAAACAGACAAAGATTTCATCAAAAagacattttcagaaagtgtgttcaaagtatGGTTCcccgcaaatgtgttataaaacgtcgtatgacataggTACGTGCGCTTTGATTATTACAGCCTCTgtttccttactatagctctcgcctacggctcgagctgcaatatcgcctcggctgtaattttcaacttaccacactaacatcataatgtactattacaaaCACGGCCGACTACGCAACTGCTACTGCTGGTCGTAGGCGAGCAGCCGCTGCAGCGCGTCGAAGCAGCGCCAGCGGTCGGGCAGGTAGAAGGGCTCGAACACGTGCGGGAAGGGCGCGTCCCAGCCCGCCGCGCGCGCCACCGGCGCCTCCAAGTGCAGGAAGCACTCCTCCTGACACACATAATACATCACCATCTAACTCCTCCTTCTCCTGTCTACCACAGAACCGCAAGACGCCGAGAACGGTGGCATCCTTACGTTGTGAATGTCCAGGCAACTTGTACGAAActatttgcatccacatttctagTTCGCACAGCAACCATTTGGCATGCCCTTATGGGACACGTAATATAAACACCTttaaagcaagagtgaatagacatcttctaaGTAAGCGCACTTCAACTAAGACCATATTGACAAGCGAAAGTtcatattgcataaaaaaataacaaaaaaaaacgactgaagtaaaatttctttcaaaaatacaCCTGATAAAGTGCTAGTAGATCAGTTAGTGCGCCatgcaataataattgataatagAATAGGACCATGATGCATGTAAGGTAGGCCCAGAGTTgcttcagtcaatggtcttataacaaaaaccaacaccttaagaagctttcgcttattTGCTGCATCAAGGGTCAGATATAGAAGGCATTGCCTTGAGatagcgcgtattgtgaggaggttccacACTCTAGActctagagtgaggaacctaACAATACGCAACCAGCGGGCTCTAGAGTCTGGGGCACTCAGATGTCCCGCAGGCGTGGTGGCCAAGGCCTGAATACCTGTATGGTAGCAGCCAACTCGGCGCCGAAGCCGGCGGTGAGCGGCGCCTCGTGCGCTATCAGACATCGGCCGGTCTTCTTCACTGACTGCAAACAGATGAGTTCtatctatttacgtattttgAGAGAGTTAAAATGTCAGCATATACTAAgcatttaagagcgcgcagcgcgtcggtacgatatggataaaattcgaagcgcaaacgagacgccgaattatgactttcacgtgagtgaaaagcacggagcgattgacgcgcgacgcaaattttatgacgtgagcgccaactccatttttacctaattgcaagtgaattaaacaacataacgaaaaacaaaatggccatgttcaagacctaattttctatacaaaacaaaaatttaagaaaataagcttGCTCTTCTTGAGATTGAAaccaaaatgtgagcaaaacttgtatttaaaaaaaaaaaaaactatctaaaaaagttttacaaattgtgtatagtcataacgaagctaacactttgaaatatcattcacccaaatatcaggctcctaacttttctagaatctgagatccagaaccatttgtaaccaccaaattatatattgcacactcttaaaagaACGCCATTCTAGCGCACTATGCGACCCTGTCGTTTGACGTCACACAAGACACTTTTGTATTGGTCGCTCGAACTTGTTAACGAGTCGTCGTGTAAACGTCACATTTTAAACGGATTGATAGAAAATGTTTCCCTATTTAATTTCCTGGGGTCTTGACACactttttaataactaaaattcttgattaaaaaaaatattggtttgaATATGAATACATACCAATAAGGAATACATAGAGAATTATTGTAGCCTTTATTTCAATCATATGAATATCCAAATAGTAGTTCCACATATTTCGATCTTACGTACATACGGACCAATGACTCAGCCGTGTGGGGTAGTCTGCACCGGCACCTACGTCCTAGAGCTTGCGGTGTGGCGGAGCCTGTGTCTAACCTGATGGTCACATACTCACATTGCACACGGTGTCAACGTCCCACGGCAGGATGGACATGAGGTCGATGACGTCACAGCGGACGCCCAGCCTCTCCTCTGCCATCTCTGCCACCTCCAGCAGCACGTGCACCTGAGTACCCCACGCTATCAACGTAGCTGCGTCTCCTGGAAATGCAATAATCAACATATGCACATCACTAATTACCCCACACCTATGGCCTGTGTACAAATCTTAATCACCAATCAATCTTAATCACGTGTAAGGACTCACTCACTTCCAAACTCCCCTTAACACATTCGATGCCTCCCAACATTTTTGGAAAGCCAGAAGTCTAAACTGTATcgttaggggtctggtgatggagacgagggacagttaagggaactcttcaacggtttacagtagctaccttgtgtttgggtttgattaatttgtattgatgagaactttacatttagatgagttgtgactaacattaagggtctggtgatggaaaCAAAGGACAGCTAAGGGAATTCCTCGACAgtttacagtagctatcttgtgattaattaatattaataagaacATTACATCTAGATGGGTCAACTCAAACAAAGCAGATGTTAAATGATCATATTTTGTAGGGGTAAACAGGGATTAATGTATGTGAGTAAAGGTTAAAGTAGTATTTTGATAAcatataataactaaaaatggaaaaataaaaaatgcaaccgacttcaaaatcacaaaaatgtttctactaaactaaaaataaaattgtatgtgctaccttctgatcagtttgaaggcggtaccaagttagtgctgtgtgtGTGTGCTGTAGTGTGTGTATTAAAGTCGTTTCTGGAAGAACTGTCTAAAAATCCTAAATATTTATgctaccgccttcaaactgatcagaaaccacaaaaaaatacaatttcgctttttagtttagtagaaacatttttgtgattttgaagtcggttgtatttttttattatattatactgtgTTTTTACCTTCTCTCAAAACCTGTGCCTTCCCGAGCGGCAAGGTGTAACTGTCCACCGGCACCTCCTCAGCGGCGGAGCGGTACAGGATCTTGGGCTCCAGAAAGATGCAGGGGTCCTGCTCCTGGATACACGCGAGCAGCAGGCCTTTGGCTGCTATGGGACCTCTGGGGACCACGACCTTGAACCAGTTCAATGTCATTCATGAGTTGGGCCATCTTCAGGCGGAGGCCGATCGGGATTTGTGACCAACTGGTGTATTGATAAGTAATTCCTTCATAACATGTGTTACGATTTTCTCGAGTACCgatggtattaacattcattattatttttttaattattataataaaaaggagGTATTTTTGAATGTTGTAGTGTGAGCATGGAGAACATATCAGGCAGGGGAGGCGAATGTTAATGCATtataaagggatcccttaaacctgcacccaaggtcacaagacCTGAGACCTGCTCGAGTTGTTTCCTctatacaaacaaacacaaaatgaCGGCACAATCACAGTTTTGTATACCCGTTctattcttttataaaacttGCTGAAGTTATAGAGAAGTTTTGCTGGTAATCCCTCGCattcttatattaaaataaaaaaaaaaccaatttcGTTTAGTTCTAGAAACTGCGGACATGAGTTGATTGtgttacttttaataataagtaagtagAAGCTTcgctttttgtgacagagctcaTTCCGGTAAGTATCGTCATGTAATTTGTGATGTCATGACTGCGTTTCCGTCTGAAGGACACGGTTGCTGCAATTACAGGAGGTTGAACAGGTACAATTGCTGCAAAGCAGAATCGCtgtatttcaatcaaaatcgaCCGGCTCACGGTCTAAAATCTGCTCCATAATTGATAGGCACACAGCACATTGCAAGCGTCAGGAGATGTTCCTTCGTTTTAGGTGGGCCATCGTTCCCgttaacttttatattatacaagatATTATGCAACAAAAGTAACCTTGAGTCCCGCGGCGTGCGCGAAGAAGGCCTCGGGACTCTGCGAGTGGTAGAGGCCCCCGTGGCCGACGGCCCCGCACGGCGCGCGCACGGTGAGGCCTCCGCACGCGAACTGGCCCGCCGAGCGGTACCGGGCCTTGGCTGCCTCGTTCACTAGCTGGAAATTAGGCAAGGAATTTTAAGGAAAGGAAAAGGCGCAGCACTCGTTGgctccccagcaacactccatgaggcgttcggcgacctgggcggacTGCTGAGTTTCTGGAGTGAGCTCGCTTGGCAAGTGCGGAAAAgacccaggaaagaagaaggagtaaaattaaaatagttgtAACTAAGGGCGCGCGATTAAAACAGATATTGTTCATTCTATATCTTGCTCACACAGCGGAGTATtgaatacttaaatatatattactacaCAAGCACCTGGTCAAACGCCGGGAAGATGTAGTCAGCGAACTGTATCTCCGCGATGGCGGTGGCGCCCGCCGTGGCGAGTCCGATGCCGAAGCCCGCGATCCCTTGCTCGCACAGCGGCGTGTTGAACACACGGTCTTTCCCGTACTTTTCCTGAAAGTTAAACattgacaataaaaaaaaccggacTGTTGCATCCAGGATTGATACACCCAAACACATCTATTTtcgtatgtaacgaataaacatAAAACCACTAGATGAAGTCACAACCGTAAGATTTGTCTCCCTTGGAGCATGGAACCcttacaataacttataatGTGGTTATATACCTGTAACCCCAGGGCACAACGGAAGACCCCACCGAATCCCACATCCTCACCAAACAGCACTGCAGTGGGGTCAGACTTGAGGGTGAGGTCCATCGCATTGTTGATGGCCTGCATCATGTTCATTTTTGATGTCTCCCCTGAAAACAAgggtaatcaattaatatttattaagttattttgttaatattgcaTATAAGACATGAAGTAGCAAAAACGTTTGTACAAATTCTGGGGATGTATTGAACAACTGCCTAACAGGTTAATTGGTTAGCCTGTGTGTGTTCAAGTCCTGGGACAAGTAATTATGTACTGAACTTCATTTTCTTCTAAGTAAAATTTCAGTCTCTGTTGTTATCACACTAAGAAGTGTACGTCTAAGTTTGTAAAAACAGTAATTTATCATCTGGTTGCTAAACAAAGTGcaataacattattttacagcaatcattatcatcattcctcattgttaattttttcacTAACATTATTCATATACATTAACATAATAATGTGCAGGTTGACAATTAAATAGTACTGGTCATGATCGTTAACTGATAAAGCTTGTTTTTTTGTCATTTGGTTATGTGCACATGAGGGCTTCTTAATGGGACGTCAGTGGCGTCATCGGGGGCTCGAGCGAGCGCAGAAGCGTCGCCTGATGGGGCTCCAAGGGagaagcagaagagataggCGTaacaactctctaagggcgGCTCTTCTGAGACTCAGCCCTTGGCTTAGAGGgtattttggcctgagtgtatcacaCCTGAGGCCCCCTTGGCCGTGGATTGACCCCACATCTGGATGACGTCAGAGATAGGGGGCCATCAAAGAcactgtgtagcttgtgtttgtgttgcctgggaagcattatCGGCCGTTATGTCTTCGTCAGGATCATAGTGGACCTTTTAGGACATCTACAATCAGCAGTTGCTAGCCTCAACTACTAGTTGGTTAAGATGGGTGGCAACTCTCTCAAAAAAAGTTTTCGAAAAAAAACTGTTTCATGTATTGGGCGATTATGGGGTCATCTTCTTGGTTTATAAACAAGTCGTTATTGCATACAAATCATGGAGTGTCTGTGGCCTGACACATGAATTGGTCCTGAAGGACCTGGATGAATCAATGATCATACCTAAGTATTTAGCAGTGCATTGCCAGGTGATGGGTACTCtgtgtaaatttattaaaaatattttgtagccTCAATGGCTCAACAGTAAAAGCAGTAGGATCTGTCACCGAGggttggtttattgtcgtacccactcctaatacagtctttcccgactagtcgtaggggaatgggaatattggttatatttaaaaaaaatatggcaaatattcattgtttaaaaaaaaaaatattatagaagcAGGGAGAGCATGGACCCCTAGTCTATGCAATATTGGAAAATATGATTTGCCAGATAACTCTTAAACAATCAGACTAGTCTGCTAGGCAAGTCAAAGCGAATGACCTAAACTATTAGGCATTTGTGCCAGACTTGGTCCATTGTCTTTGCTACATCGTCAAAAATGGCCTCAAATTGGGATGTGATCACAAAGCCAGAGAAGGTCTGTAGAATGTTCCATGAGGCTACGGTACAGTACGCTTATTGTACAGAAGAATGTTTGGTTCAGAAGTTCAAACTGTTGTTTTATGAAAAGTTGTTTGTCATAGCATACAGCCTAGAAACGGTAAAGAATAATACTCTCATACACCTTGGCGATAGTGTTTGACTAAATTAATAAGGTGATAGCAAAAATGGAGATTGTTAAGATAGTGCTTGTCACAAAATCGAACATTATCTACACAACCTGCAAAGTAACAGTATGATGGATTTAAGCACcaaattctattttattattaattttatgaatgaGGAGATTTTAGTTTACAAAGCAATTGCCTCAATAGGTCATAGAGTTCTGGGAAGTCTGCTGGTATGTcatgcatattaaaatactggTATGCTTTGgg includes:
- the LOC112047685 gene encoding inner nuclear membrane protein Man1, which produces MADQVDSMSDAELRTKLAEHGFPVMPITASTRKLLVKKLKMVLDNKTKPRNSVDSKAESRRSLARYSSGEESDIDTNSAKEKRGRRATTGTAMLPPVTKSRRTPVKKGSPLKRDSDKGSESDEEKSPVRTHEEVETVTTRRVTRTYANDQDDYETGSDSDVDGDKKTSTSFRSNSRSSDYISSTLPAHDVSTSPPKPSIFSRPSASHSTNFGSTLSSSDNLNSIRSRLGLTSSLADRPSGSNYMSNYTSNYTTTTYQPSTSTIDEVESPYMSNFTRRLSALKADPKPTAFLDRDSNNGGSLTARRSYITGVARSDIADYKASNDKKFLKSNMVSLALVGLVALFFFCVFFMYIVKKNDITSVVDDPKSGITFCQLGIPGNRPGINCVPKEQVSYAKDLLKVIHPELTARAANYKCGKPDALPYLTEKEIIEMASVRSDAVDVSQCRTDLNNLQVLLIHNPQWGINVVQLKNLYSKDVEYSSLSSTDLLVPQRNKGSIALALADPSTPISCLIVNTLYSAGSTVIVVIGLSIVILGLQKAYKFYISYKKVKSEKIYSMVEQIIDVISQETEESGEPYISVDHIRDTLISPQNRENLASTWDAAVKFIQKNESRVRMEVQSVDGEDCRVWRWIATSSPKRSTSWQGQAFETQEGSVNNLTVSPTPCLKIRHMFDKNDANPNLRTIIQDVILEKCERCNILHIDIERTSCCVYVKCPSPTDAGVVYKSLHGWWYEGRLITVKYLRLERYMQRFPYSPSSGPYLKPSRMQRPFDE
- the LOC112047689 gene encoding 2-oxoisovalerate dehydrogenase subunit beta, mitochondrial, translating into MAGLGKKISILGNLVKYVNNGSKRLSSHFVYHPDNEAPVAGETSKMNMMQAINNAMDLTLKSDPTAVLFGEDVGFGGVFRCALGLQEKYGKDRVFNTPLCEQGIAGFGIGLATAGATAIAEIQFADYIFPAFDQLVNEAAKARYRSAGQFACGGLTVRAPCGAVGHGGLYHSQSPEAFFAHAAGLKVVVPRGPIAAKGLLLACIQEQDPCIFLEPKILYRSAAEEVPVDSYTLPLGKAQVLREGDAATLIAWGTQVHVLLEVAEMAEERLGVRCDVIDLMSILPWDVDTVCNSVKKTGRCLIAHEAPLTAGFGAELAATIQEECFLHLEAPVARAAGWDAPFPHVFEPFYLPDRWRCFDALQRLLAYDQQ